The following DNA comes from Vespa velutina chromosome 11, iVesVel2.1, whole genome shotgun sequence.
TACTCCAATacctaataaataaaacaatattatataaaacattatataaaaatcgatcatataaataatacttgaACAAAATCTTACCAATAGGTCTATGTTTTAAATTAGAGACTTTTGCCTCTGGAAGAGGGTAATCATTAacatcaataattttatccaAATTACGAACCACAACtttagttatttcttttagtttttcaaaattataagtttttgtacttttttcaaCAAACATATTTACAGCAATTGACGCTAAATTACATACAGCAATTTCATCAGGGCTTGAATACTGAATAATTTCTGTGCACAAATTGCTGCTCTTAATCGTTCCAATATTTTGTTGATTCGATTTACGATTACAATGATCTTTATAAAGCATGTATGGTGTTCCAGTTTCAACTTGGGATTTAAGTATAGCAGTCCATAAATCTCTTGCATTAATTTGACGTTTATAGCATTTTTGTTCTTCATACctttagtaatattttttattttcactttcatatatttttaatttatccaaGTTATCCATTAATACAATTTAGTTACCTagtatataaatcattaaattcttCTCCCCAAACATCTGCTAAACCAGGACATTCATGTGGACACATTAAACTCCAAACATCATCATCCAAAACACGTTTCATAAACAGATCTGGGATCCATAAAgcataaaataattctcttgCCCTAAGCTCTCCTTTTCCTATTAGTTGAACAAAATTTCgttgaaaagtatttttattcctttttatactttactaattttaaaatgatattaaaccATTACCAGTATTTTTCTTGAGATCTAGGAATTCAAATATATCTGCATGCCATGgttctatatatatagcaaaTGCTCCTGGTCTTTTATTTCCACCTTGATCAACATAGCGGGCCATATCATTATATACTTTAAGCATAGGAATCAATCCACTTGCTTCACCACAGTTACCAGCTATAGGTGTACCTTTTGCCCTAATGCAATGTACACTTAATCCTACACCACCAGCCCATTTACTGATTAAAGcacatttttttaaagtttcaTAAATTCCTTCAATACTGTCTTCGCTCAtggttaaaagaaaacaactgaaaaaataaatatacttaataaagaaataaaaattatattgaatatatattaaagtattgtttatatatatatatatatatatatatatatatatatatatatatatatatatatatacacatatgtatatatatatatatatatatatatatatatatatatatatatatatatatatatatatatatatatatatatatatatatatatatatatatatatatatatatatatatatatatatatatatatatatatatatatatatatatatatatatatatatatatatatatatatatatatatatatatatatatatatatgtatacctgcACAATTGTTGTTTTATAGAGCATGCAGCAAACAAAGTTGGAGAAGCATGTGTAAAATAGCGttctgataaataattatatgtttcaATAACTTTCTCAATATCTTCTTCATGAATTCCAACAGCTACTCTCATTAACATATGTTGTGGTCTCTCTACAACTTTGCCATTAGTTCTCATTAAGTAACTCCTTTCTAAAGTTTTAAAtccaaaataattataattaaaatctctttcataaataattgcaGAATTTAGCTTGCTTGCATGTttctttatgatattataagaCTTTTCACTGATAATAGGTTTGGACTCCTTAGTATATAGATCTACTACATTTCGCAAATCTTCTATTACatctaaaatcaaaaattgtgatataatctaataattacgttaatgtaaatataaaatataagataaatagaaataagaacTATAATTATACCACTGAAAgccttctttgtttctttatgaAGATTAGATATTGCAATTCTAGCAGCTAAAATAGCATAATCAGGATGTTGAGTAGTCATAGTTGCGCAAATTTCAGCTGCAAGGTTGTCTAGTTCAACAGTAGTAACACCAGAGTATAAGCCACGGATTACACGAAATGTTATCGCagactataaaatataaacatattacaaattacaagttctttttgtaatatacgatttttttacatatacattatatatttaattatatatattgtatatatatttatttatatttatatataaaaaactatatatgattagttaaaaaagataaaagaaattaatttgaaaaagacaAGTGTATTAAAAACTTTaagtttttttaaattataatatagaagtttaattttgtaaaagaaCAATCTTATCATTTACTTTACTTACAGGATCaacataattcatatttaaaccataacataatttttgtattctaTATGTGATTTTATCAAAACAAACATCTTCTTGTCGCCcatctaataacaataaaagacTCCTTAGTATAACGGACATATTAAAACTTGAATTAAATGAACttaaatctaaataatatGAACTTACCGCGTTTCAGTACATACATCTTAGTCATTttggtaatttttattattattttaatatattttcttaattttattaatacttttctatattatttatccttCTTTGTTTTGAAGAGTTTTGGCGTGAAAcggaaatgaaattttaaccGGAAATACAtagaataatgaatatttttaatgttacatCACTTATTTAAGGttgatatatatgtttctctaGAAATTCATAAATGTACCAAaggttttatattaaaaaatgaacgacttcattaactatttattaaatattaactgAAAACTATGAAACTTTCATCTTTGTAATACattgaaatttgtaaaaaaaacaaatttttagttaccttgtaattatttttaaaacgtcCGATTACTTGAGAAAATTCGAATACGAGTCGTTAACTGCACGTAGATACTTAGTGACTATTGGCCACATAGGAACTAATCGCAAAATATATCTGACATTCAGAATGTTATATGATATGCCGATCAGTTTTGTTTATacgttgaatattttttctgatattaatttaatgcaACGGAATAAACAGTATTTATAACCTGTTCTGAAGATGTTTAAGAGTTCGATCAACTTCCATTAAACAgcaatttaataaacaatcaAACTTTTCTTTGTATGTTGTAtttaatctatatttttataataacaataattattcaaaaattgtATGCATAGTATGGAacatttatagattttatattatacattttcattttatatatacaattttgattaataaacTATGTATACAAACTGTTATTAATatcacgataatatagattaatAACGACGTCTAGTTAAAAGATGATCGAGTTAATCGAACTTGGTCTAAGTAGCCTTAAGACGCGATGTTTAATAAATACTCAatattaagatattaatatttacattaattaatactttaggtatacaaatttatgaaaatattatttttcttatcccattacattttatatctaatataatattttgttcatatttttatatataagtccaaaaatgattatatatgttcaaatatattaacagattaataaatttgtatgtgatttgatatatatatatatatatatatatatatatatatatatgtgtatgtttgtatgcgTGGGTGTATGTAACAAAAGTGACGTATAGATCACGTATTGCTAATTTTGCTGTAGTTCTTTGTATCATGCCGTATGTTTGAACTTTTGTGAAACGTGGGctataaagaaattgaaaatattatttaataatgactgtagaaaaagacgaatgtattgaattatttcaacaaattgGTCTAAGTgaacaaaaagcaaaagaaacattaaaaaatgcaCAAGTTTCAAAAAATCTTAAGCTTGCTATTACAGAGGTTAgtatattcaaaattaaaatatattcttaaacataatttttaacataaaattgatatcaaacttttattgtataaatgaatatttcttctacttttgtatatgtaggatattattttaatatctttaaaaaatttacaattatcaTATCAGaaacttgtatatatatttcgttatctTACAGGCAAGAAAATATGTTGATATTACACCAGAGATAGGCATACTCCTGTATCATCtttcttcaaaaataaaagctCAGATTGTAAACGAAATATCATTCTTATCCAAATTtatagctgaaaagaaattggATACAGTTCAAAGATTAGATGCTGCATTGAATTACATTCTTAGTAATTTGCACGAAGAAATCAATATTTCAACTTTTGAAGAAGCTTGTGGAATAGGAATTGTGATTTTACCAGAACAAATTGAAGAGGAGGTTGAAAAACTTATAAACatccataaaaaagaaattctggAAAAAAGGTTATTAAATCACTTGagtaacataattattatatacataataattattgtaatatataataacaatatagtaattttttattatcaatctaTTTAATTACATAGATACCGATTTAATCCTGGTCCATTAATGCAACAAgtacgtaatatattaaaatgggCAGATggaaaagcaataaaaaatgaatttgacattcaaattttaaatttattaggaCCCAAGCTCAATAGTGATTTTGAATCAGTGCCAAAGCAAACACAgcaaaataaagtaaagaaagcaGGAAAAGAAGGTATCTTAAAAATTACTAttacttaaaattttattgaaacaaatgataagaaaatgataatattttctatttcttcagaacaacaaaaagatatttcattgaCGAATGAAAGTACATCAGCATTAACGATAACAGAACTTATGAAAACAAAAGTCCATTTTCATAAACCtggagaaaattataaaactgaGGGATATATTGTAACATCGAATACACATAAGTTATTGCAAGAGCATTTAAGAATAACTGATGGTAAAGTAAGAACAAGATTTCCACCAGAACCAAATGGAATTCTACATATTGGTCATGCAAAAgccattaatattaattttgggtatatatatatatatttatatatctatttttttatatatcttgtatGTATTTTGCATATAaagattatgataaaataaaagatttttattaggTATGCTGCTGTGCATGATGGATtatgttatttacgttatgATGATACAAATcctgagaaagaggaagaaaaattttttactggAATTCGTGAAATGGTAGAATGGCTTGGTTATAAGCCAGCAAAAATTACACATTCTTCTGATTATTTTATGCAATTATATAATTGGGCTGTAAAACTTATAAAGAAAGGATTTGCATATGTTTGTCATCAATCAAATAAAGACATAAGAGGTTTTAATCCACCACCAAGTCCATGGCGCGATCGTCCAATCGAAGAAAATCTGCAACTATttgaagtaagaaaaatagttaattattttttaaatatttactataattttttcttgtgataaatttttaataggatATGAAAGATGGATTATTTGAAGAAGGTGAGGCAACATTACGTATGAAAGTTACTTTGGAAGAAGGCAAGCAAGATCCAGTAGCatatagaattaaatatttaccaCATCATAGAACTGGAGATCAGTGGTGTATTTATCCTACTTATGATTTTACACATTGTTTGTGTGAtagtatagaaaatataacacATTCCCTTTGTACAAAAGAGTTTCAATCACGTAGATCATCTTACTATTGGCTTTGTAATGCATTAGACATATACTGTCCTGTTCAATGGGAATATGGTAGATTAAATGTGAACTATACTGTtgtttctaaaagaaaaattagtaaACTAATTGACGAAGGAATTGTTTGTGATTGGGATGATCcaaggtatatataaataatcaaatataaataactttatattatattactaaaattataaagataaacttCTTTCCagattatttacattaacaGCGTTACGTAGACGTGGATTTCCAGCTGAAgccataaataatttttgtgcCCAAATGGGTATAACTGGAGCACAAGCAGTTATTGATCCAGCAATTTTGGAAGCTTCAGTTAGagatattttgaatattactGCTGTAAGACATATGGTTGTATTAGATCCTATTAAAGTGACTATTAACAATTTTCCTCATAGTCAGGTACTAAAAGTTTTAGTACCAAATTTTCCTAATGCACCTGAAAGAGGGTATCATGAAATAACTTTTGATAAAGTTTTATACATCGAAGCATCTGATTTTAGAGAGGTTTGTAatcaaaatgtttatattccTATATTcctatattcataataataatatacatatgtagataaatgcatattaatttaatatattattaataataggtAGATGAAAAAAGTTTTCGACGTTTAACGCCAAAACAATCAGTCGGTCTAAAATATGTAGGGGTGGTTCTTACTATAGAATCTGTAGAAAAAAATGACAgtggaaatattacaaatattatagttAAACAAGAGCCTGTTTCAGAGACAAATAAGCCTAAGGCATTTATACATTGGGTATCACAACCTACACTAACATCTATCAGATTATATGAACgcctgtatgtatatgtaataattatataactttatctaacattattatttctcataaCATTTTTgtcttataattatatatttagatttaaacataaaaatcCTGAAGATCCAAATGAAGTACCAAATGGTTTTTTGAGTGACATTAATCCAAACAGTAAAAAAGAGATCGTAGGTTATTTAGATGCTAATTTAGCAAATGTAGTAAAAcctttcgataaatttcaatttgaacGTGTAGGATTCTTTTCTGTTGATCCAGACACAAAAGATGGCAAGgtaattttcaaattgatcTAACTATTTGAAAACAttaatctttctatttatatagccaaataataatttatctatttaatcaTATTTCTAGCTCGTTTTCAATAGAACGGTTACATTAAAAGAAGATTCtggtaaaatttaaataaaatatttgtgtaATATCAATATTGCGCTTGTTTGtaccattataaaattttaaataaaagtaataataaaaaatagttgAATTAATTGTTACCAAATAAAAActgtttataattatacatattttacctgctatgtattatctttttatcagtgatgcttttaataaaataaacaaaattaagtTATGTATTAGTTCATAATACATGACTCATAAGTAGGAAccatgtatttaatatttataaatgcatCTTCACCACCATACATTTCTAACACTTCAAGTGTTTCTTGTATTATGTCTGCAGTATTTTCGCCTCTTTGATGAGAATAATCAATTCCTTCACCAAGATTAactacaaaaaatatttggattttttaaatgtacaaGTATAaagtgtaatataaattatattttattaccatttctatctttaagtaaatttaaaattgGAAGAATTTGTCTAAAATATGGAACTAAAGCTTCACCAACACCATCCGCAGAACGTACCAAATGCTGAAGTGCTCTCATTGTAGCGCACATTACTTTTGGTATCTTTGTATTTAAAGcatctattataaaaatatttaactgaATGCAATTGGAGTTCATAGTTTATGGTATAAATttgattgatatatttatgtgaagagaatattttacttttgataGGAATGATCAATTGTGGAAGAACAGGTAGTATTTTTGGTCCTCCATGATCTAGCATATCGGAGATACCTTGTTCTACTACAAATTTATAAGGTTGCTCTTCTTCTGTTAAACCATCAAAGAACAAaggtaaataataatgaaaatctagatttaatatatctacTTTCCAATTGATTTTCCATCCAGAACCTTccttttctaatgaaatagGAAATATGCCTCGttcataaaattttcgaaatgcAGATGGTTTTGGGCggcataatttatataattcacaTCGTGGTGGGTCAGCAACTACTGTGTTATCCTAAAAAatgcatatacacatttaAATTGTATGATTTGATAAgagtttattataaagaatgataatattcAATGCTTTACCTGCATTGCTTGTATGGTAAAGGCAGGAACTActctaaattttctttttttgtattttggtatatttttataaattttagtcCAAAATTCCTTTTCATTTACCATTTTAATagagatttatttaattcaattacattgaatatatttttcaaaatatactttcaaaatattaaatgtgcTTGATAGttgggaaaaaaagatattttttttgagTATATAcccaaaatttatttaatatgtgtGAATATAATTGGAACACAGTGTCACAACTAAGTTGTCAAATTAATGATGATGAAACAAGTTACTTAGCAACAGTAACCactaatattattgaataaacaGTCTCTTTACCTCATCATTATCAgtgatgtaaataataataaaagatggTAGGAACTTATTTTAATAGCTAACAACATTATCTGTTGTAGAATTTTGATgagtaaatattgtaatataacaGTAAATAGCagcaaaaacaaaatgataaagTAATGAAACGTTAAACTGTTGCAATGGTAAAATGGTGACacaataaaagattaaagaagTGAATTACAGTATAATACAACACTACAATTATATGcaacattaattaattgtagTTTTCACACGATAACCCCCTGAAAACTTAAGAACAATGTACTTTAATTGAATTAcacgaatataatataatagtataatgtattattatcaaatatacaagaacgtaaaatttattggaaacagtttataaattacaatgatatatattatgaaatatattattagtccatataaagtaataacaatattatatgacaattttttacaatatagcTTGCGACCCACGCCATGACGTGATAGTATGATGGCCTGTCGAATAATTATCTCCACcctgaaaaaaattattataatcaaatcATTCTACTTATGTAATATAGTTGCATAATTGATGGTTATAACATACCTGTGTGAGCATTAATAATTCATCTTGTGTATCAACAATTTTAACTGGGAATGGTGAACCAGGCACAAGTACACCAGCCCAGCGTACTTCTACTCTATAATCACCAGGCTCCGTTGGATCATAACGGCAAAGGATTATCCTGTCTTTTTGAGTTTCCCTTTGCATTTCAACTCTAAATGCACCTTTAGGCCCTCTTACTCTCACTGTTAATTGACCAGCGCCAGCTCCTCGAGTATCACAGATAAACCGAGATTGAAATGTTGCTAATACACCATGTTCGATTCCTGGTCCATATACTCGAAcctacgaaataataatatatttgtttctttggTAATGCAAATTAAATCCgttataaagtatatttcataaataattataaataatatacttttgaTGCATCAGGAGCTCCAGAAACACGTAACGTAAAAGGCGAACCTGGTACGTGTTCTCCTgcatatttaattgttaaagCATGTCGGCCTGCTTCTTGAGGTTTCACGTTAAGAGTAAACGTTGCATCACCATGATCATAAAGTTCACAATAAGCTACTTTATGTTGACCAACACAATGTGCTGTCAGCTCACcttaaaataatgttaaactattaaatatattatatgataatagaTCAGAAAtgttataagaatttttttaccAGGTCCTGCTCTTCTTGTATCAATAAAACTTCTTATCTCTTGTCCAACGATGCCATGTTTTAAACCATCTCCCGAACAGATAACTCTTGATGCATCTGCTGCGCTCGTTACATTAATTTGTAAAGGACATCCTTTTAATTGTCTGCCATTCCATGAGACAGTCATTAGAAGTGGATCTGGTGTTTGTGGTATATAACTTGCGCGGTATACACTATCacctgtatattttttaaagtgtatgatgtacaatatatataattatatttgtgtTTTCAGTTTATTTATCTCACCCAAATGTTGCAGCATTACATTAAGTTCACTAGTAGGAGAGAAGAGTTGTACTTTTGGAGTACCATTACCAGCTTGAGAACCATCTATTATAAAACTAACTTCTTCACCGCATTTTGCTGAAGTTAACCCCCGACCTCGCAATAATACTCTACTAGTGTCTTGTACTGGCGgctataacaaagataatattaatatatttatccacATTACTCTTTAATCTTATAATATCTCATTTAAAAACCTCAAGATCTTGAACATATGCAAGTTTTGGTGCTCCAGGAAAAGGTAcaccattaaaaaatatttctaaacgaTGTTCTCCACTAGATAAATGAGGTGGTACTAGTTTCAGTCTGTTACTAGAAGTCATTTCAAATGTCAATGGATGATCTCCGATATTTCCAGTGAGTTCACCAGGCCCTGCTTCTGCAGTGTCAAAACTGATTTTATTAGACGGGTGTAATTTTAAACGACCAATATCATCACAAACAGCAGTCCATCCACCTATAC
Coding sequences within:
- the LOC124953017 gene encoding probable glutamine--tRNA ligase, giving the protein MTVEKDECIELFQQIGLSEQKAKETLKNAQVSKNLKLAITEARKYVDITPEIGILLYHLSSKIKAQIVNEISFLSKFIAEKKLDTVQRLDAALNYILSNLHEEINISTFEEACGIGIVILPEQIEEEVEKLINIHKKEILEKRYRFNPGPLMQQVRNILKWADGKAIKNEFDIQILNLLGPKLNSDFESVPKQTQQNKVKKAGKEEQQKDISLTNESTSALTITELMKTKVHFHKPGENYKTEGYIVTSNTHKLLQEHLRITDGKVRTRFPPEPNGILHIGHAKAININFGYAAVHDGLCYLRYDDTNPEKEEEKFFTGIREMVEWLGYKPAKITHSSDYFMQLYNWAVKLIKKGFAYVCHQSNKDIRGFNPPPSPWRDRPIEENLQLFEDMKDGLFEEGEATLRMKVTLEEGKQDPVAYRIKYLPHHRTGDQWCIYPTYDFTHCLCDSIENITHSLCTKEFQSRRSSYYWLCNALDIYCPVQWEYGRLNVNYTVVSKRKISKLIDEGIVCDWDDPRLFTLTALRRRGFPAEAINNFCAQMGITGAQAVIDPAILEASVRDILNITAVRHMVVLDPIKVTINNFPHSQVLKVLVPNFPNAPERGYHEITFDKVLYIEASDFREVDEKSFRRLTPKQSVGLKYVGVVLTIESVEKNDSGNITNIIVKQEPVSETNKPKAFIHWVSQPTLTSIRLYERLFKHKNPEDPNEVPNGFLSDINPNSKKEIVGYLDANLANVVKPFDKFQFERVGFFSVDPDTKDGKLVFNRTVTLKEDSGKI
- the LOC124953016 gene encoding ribonucleoside-diphosphate reductase large subunit is translated as MTKMYVLKRDGRQEDVCFDKITYRIQKLCYGLNMNYVDPSAITFRVIRGLYSGVTTVELDNLAAEICATMTTQHPDYAILAARIAISNLHKETKKAFSDVIEDLRNVVDLYTKESKPIISEKSYNIIKKHASKLNSAIIYERDFNYNYFGFKTLERSYLMRTNGKVVERPQHMLMRVAVGIHEEDIEKVIETYNYLSERYFTHASPTLFAACSIKQQLCSCFLLTMSEDSIEGIYETLKKCALISKWAGGVGLSVHCIRAKGTPIAGNCGEASGLIPMLKVYNDMARYVDQGGNKRPGAFAIYIEPWHADIFEFLDLKKNTGKGELRARELFYALWIPDLFMKRVLDDDVWSLMCPHECPGLADVWGEEFNDLYTRYEEQKCYKRQINARDLWTAILKSQVETGTPYMLYKDHCNRKSNQQNIGTIKSSNLCTEIIQYSSPDEIAVCNLASIAVNMFVEKSTKTYNFEKLKEITKVVVRNLDKIIDVNDYPLPEAKVSNLKHRPIGIGVQGLADAFLLMRFPFESEEAQKLNIQIFETIYYGALEASCEIAQEKGYYDTYEGSPVSKGILQYDMWDVTPTELWDWKVLKEKIAKYGVRNSLLMAPMPTASTAQILGNNESIEPYTNNIYSRRVLSGEYQIVNPHLLKDLIERNLWNDEMKNEIIANNGSIQDINDIPDDLKLLYKTVWEISQKTILKMAADRGAFIDQSQSLNVYMAKPTVEKLTSMHFYGWKIGLKTGMYYLRTKPAANALQFTVDKTKLNKANKNSKDDSHNSSIKNEKMDKSLLKSEENDSKENDTNDANSILICSLENGDACMACGS
- the LOC124953023 gene encoding parkin coregulated gene protein homolog, producing MVNEKEFWTKIYKNIPKYKKRKFRVVPAFTIQAMQDNTVVADPPRCELYKLCRPKPSAFRKFYERGIFPISLEKEGSGWKINWKVDILNLDFHYYLPLFFDGLTEEEQPYKFVVEQGISDMLDHGGPKILPVLPQLIIPIKNALNTKIPKVMCATMRALQHLVRSADGVGEALVPYFRQILPILNLLKDRNVNLGEGIDYSHQRGENTADIIQETLEVLEMYGGEDAFINIKYMVPTYESCIMN